The proteins below come from a single Rosa rugosa chromosome 2, drRosRugo1.1, whole genome shotgun sequence genomic window:
- the LOC133732258 gene encoding uncharacterized protein LOC133732258 isoform X4, which yields MTTSLKSSFMPPSLISNLQQVLALKSDGAEKHASEPNKVSCNSSSSSCCALMPSEDTKDKQCPKPVVLVTNGEGIESPGLTFLVQALLLDSHLEVCVCAPKSDRSVAGHSVTVGETISVSSAQINGATAFEVSGTPADCISLALSGALFSNFSKPALVVSGINRGSSSGINMFYSGVVAGAREALLCGVPSLCISMNWKKDVSCESDMKDAATVCSPLICAAAKSIQEGVFPKSCLLNIEIPSCPLTNKGFKVTKQSQWRSSLSWKAVSTNKHPPPANFMSNQQSLGIQLAQLSREASIAGAARRLNSQRKTVEVESVGVARKMSSQKTVKFFRLEFLEEQQEYVDEDLDIRALEDGFVAITPICLSPSVQSEIQTSVSNWIAGAVLLTGPTPDFTLKSEVALRGPP from the exons ATGACGACCTCTCTGAAAAGCAGTTTCATGCCTCCGAGCTTGATCTCGAATCTTCAACAAGTTTTGGCTCTCAAAAGCGACGGTGCAGAGAAGCATGCTTCTGAACCAAACAAAGTTTCTTGtaattcttcttcctcttcatgtTGCGCTTTGATGCCTTCTGAGGACACTAAAGACAAGCAGTGTCCAAAGCCAGTGGTTTTAGTCACAAATGGAGAGGGAATCGAGTCTCCTGGCCTCACATTTCTCGTCCAAGCTCTCCTTCTCGATTCTCATCTTGAGGTCTGCGTCTGCGCTCCTAAATC AGATAGATCAGTGGCTGGCCACTCTGTAACTGTTGGTGAGACCATTTCAGTGTCTTCTGCACAAATCAATGGCGCCACGGCTTTTGAAGTTTCCG GGACTCCTGCGGATTGTATCTCTTTAGCATTATCAGGGGCATTGTTCTCCAACTTTTCAAAGCCTGCTTTG GTAGTCAGTGGAATAAACAGAGGATCAAGTTCTGGAATCAACATGT TCTACTCGGGTGTTGTTGCTGGAGCTAGAGAGGCGTTGCTATGCGGTGTACCCTCTCTGTGCATATCAATGAATTG GAAGAAGGATGTAAGCTGTGAAAGTGATATGAAGGATGCAGCCACTGTGTGCTCACCGTTGATATGTGCAGCTGCAAAAAGCATCCAGGAGGGAGTTTTCCCCAAAAGTTGTTTACTCAATATTGAGATTCCTAGTTGTCCTTTGACAAATAAG GGCTTCAAAGTGACCAAGCAGAGTCAGTGGAGGTCCTCTTTGAGCTGGAAAGCTGTGTCAACAAACAAACATCCTCCCCCTGCAAATTTCATGTCCAATCAGCAAAGCCTTGGTATTCAACTAGCACAGCTCAGCCGCGAAGCTTCAATAGCT GGTGCAGCTCGCCGCTTGAACTCTCAGCGCAAGACTGTAGAGGTTGAATCGGTTGGTGTAGCCAGAAAAATGAGCTCCCAAAAAACAGTAAAATTCTTCCGTTTAGAG TTCTTAGAGGAGCAGCAGGAATATGTAGATGAAGATCTAGATATCAGAGCACTTGAAGATGGATTT GTTGCGATTACTCCGATTTGCTTATCTCCATCTGTTCAATCGGAAATTCAAACGTCAGTGTCGAATTGGATTGCTGGAGCAGTACTtttgacaggacccaccccagatttcaccctgaaatccgaagtggccctgcggggcccaccttag
- the LOC133732258 gene encoding uncharacterized protein LOC133732258 isoform X5, translating into MERESSLLASHFSSKLSFSILILRDRSVAGHSVTVGETISVSSAQINGATAFEVSGTPADCISLALSGALFSNFSKPALVVSGINRGSSSGINMFYSGVVAGAREALLCGVPSLCISMNWKKDVSCESDMKDAATVCSPLICAAAKSIQEGVFPKSCLLNIEIPSCPLTNKGFKVTKQSQWRSSLSWKAVSTNKHPPPANFMSNQQSLGIQLAQLSREASIAGAARRLNSQRKTVEVESVGVARKMSSQKTVKFFRLEFLEEQQEYVDEDLDIRALEDGFVAITPICLSPSVQSEIQTSVSNWIAGAVLLTGPTPDFTLKSEVALRGPP; encoded by the exons ATGGAGAGGGAATCGAGTCTCCTGGCCTCACATTTCTCGTCCAAGCTCTCCTTCTCGATTCTCATCTTGAG AGATAGATCAGTGGCTGGCCACTCTGTAACTGTTGGTGAGACCATTTCAGTGTCTTCTGCACAAATCAATGGCGCCACGGCTTTTGAAGTTTCCG GGACTCCTGCGGATTGTATCTCTTTAGCATTATCAGGGGCATTGTTCTCCAACTTTTCAAAGCCTGCTTTG GTAGTCAGTGGAATAAACAGAGGATCAAGTTCTGGAATCAACATGT TCTACTCGGGTGTTGTTGCTGGAGCTAGAGAGGCGTTGCTATGCGGTGTACCCTCTCTGTGCATATCAATGAATTG GAAGAAGGATGTAAGCTGTGAAAGTGATATGAAGGATGCAGCCACTGTGTGCTCACCGTTGATATGTGCAGCTGCAAAAAGCATCCAGGAGGGAGTTTTCCCCAAAAGTTGTTTACTCAATATTGAGATTCCTAGTTGTCCTTTGACAAATAAG GGCTTCAAAGTGACCAAGCAGAGTCAGTGGAGGTCCTCTTTGAGCTGGAAAGCTGTGTCAACAAACAAACATCCTCCCCCTGCAAATTTCATGTCCAATCAGCAAAGCCTTGGTATTCAACTAGCACAGCTCAGCCGCGAAGCTTCAATAGCT GGTGCAGCTCGCCGCTTGAACTCTCAGCGCAAGACTGTAGAGGTTGAATCGGTTGGTGTAGCCAGAAAAATGAGCTCCCAAAAAACAGTAAAATTCTTCCGTTTAGAG TTCTTAGAGGAGCAGCAGGAATATGTAGATGAAGATCTAGATATCAGAGCACTTGAAGATGGATTT GTTGCGATTACTCCGATTTGCTTATCTCCATCTGTTCAATCGGAAATTCAAACGTCAGTGTCGAATTGGATTGCTGGAGCAGTACTtttgacaggacccaccccagatttcaccctgaaatccgaagtggccctgcggggcccaccttag